A genomic stretch from Oncorhynchus tshawytscha isolate Ot180627B linkage group LG07, Otsh_v2.0, whole genome shotgun sequence includes:
- the LOC112254854 gene encoding vesicle transport protein GOT1A isoform X1, with amino-acid sequence MVSITETQKIGVGLTGFGLFFLLFGVLLYFDSVLLAFGNVLFLTGLTFIIGLRRSAGFFFQRQKLRGSTFFLGGVALVLFRWPIIGMAVESYGFVLLFRSFFPVACGFILSLVNIPYLNVLYNSFLGSSPSIV; translated from the exons ATGGTTTCAATCACGGAGACTCAGA agatTGGTGTTGGTCTCACAGGCTTTGGCCTCTTCTTCCTGCTCTTTGGCGTGCTGCTGTACTTTGACTCTGTCTTGCTGGCGTTTGGGAAT GTTCTGTTTCTGACTGGTCTGACCTTCATCATTGGCCTGAGGAGGTCGGCCGGTTTCTTCTTCCAGAGACAGAAGCTCAGAGGCTCCACCTTCTTCCTGGGGGGCGTGGCCTTGGTGCTGTTCCGCTGGCCAATCATCGGTATGGCCGTGGAGAGCTATGGCTTCGTGCTCCTGTTCAG GTCATTCTTCCCTGTGGCGTGTGGATTCATTTTATCGTTGGTGAATATACCCTATCTCAATGTG TTGTACAACAGCTTCCTAGGAAGTAGCCCTTCTATTGtctga
- the LOC112254854 gene encoding vesicle transport protein GOT1A isoform X2, with protein MVSITETQKIGVGLTGFGLFFLLFGVLLYFDSVLLAFGNVLFLTGLTFIIGLRRSAGFFFQRQKLRGSTFFLGGVALVLFRWPIIGMAVESYGFVLLFRSFFPVACGFILSLVNIPYLNVGIHF; from the exons ATGGTTTCAATCACGGAGACTCAGA agatTGGTGTTGGTCTCACAGGCTTTGGCCTCTTCTTCCTGCTCTTTGGCGTGCTGCTGTACTTTGACTCTGTCTTGCTGGCGTTTGGGAAT GTTCTGTTTCTGACTGGTCTGACCTTCATCATTGGCCTGAGGAGGTCGGCCGGTTTCTTCTTCCAGAGACAGAAGCTCAGAGGCTCCACCTTCTTCCTGGGGGGCGTGGCCTTGGTGCTGTTCCGCTGGCCAATCATCGGTATGGCCGTGGAGAGCTATGGCTTCGTGCTCCTGTTCAG GTCATTCTTCCCTGTGGCGTGTGGATTCATTTTATCGTTGGTGAATATACCCTATCTCAATGTG GGGATTCACTTCTGA
- the LOC112254854 gene encoding vesicle transport protein GOT1A isoform X4: MVSITETQKIGVGLTGFGLFFLLFGVLLYFDSVLLAFGNVLFLTGLTFIIGLRRSAGFFFQRQKLRGSTFFLGGVALVLFRWPIIGMAVESYGFVLLFRGKQYQLSQTSQLYWPSI; encoded by the exons ATGGTTTCAATCACGGAGACTCAGA agatTGGTGTTGGTCTCACAGGCTTTGGCCTCTTCTTCCTGCTCTTTGGCGTGCTGCTGTACTTTGACTCTGTCTTGCTGGCGTTTGGGAAT GTTCTGTTTCTGACTGGTCTGACCTTCATCATTGGCCTGAGGAGGTCGGCCGGTTTCTTCTTCCAGAGACAGAAGCTCAGAGGCTCCACCTTCTTCCTGGGGGGCGTGGCCTTGGTGCTGTTCCGCTGGCCAATCATCGGTATGGCCGTGGAGAGCTATGGCTTCGTGCTCCTGTTCAG GGGAAAGCAATATCAACTTTCCCAGACGTCTCAACTATATTGGCCTTCAATTTAA
- the kiss1 gene encoding metastasis-suppressor KiSS-1 has protein sequence MLQFTVVLMLIASLTETFPTSSLRYSHYTQGESPDNAMLKVLRDLSTASTEGPPPDKLPALLPNDVDNPLLEAELPRRVWWWWYPAKPHPQNRIRQNRAWRSSYNHNSFGLRYGK, from the exons ATGCTGCAGTTCACCGTGGTTCTGATGTTAATCGCTTCACTAACAGAGACTTTCCCCACTAGCAGTCTCAGATACTCCCACTATACCCAAG GGGAGAGTCCAGACAATGCAATGCTAAAAGTCTTGAGAGATTTATCCACTGCATCAACAGAGGGCCCACCCCCTGACAAACTTCCTGCTCTTCTACCCAATGACGTAGACAATCCACTGCTAGAGGCGGAACTACCCAgaagggtgtggtggtggtggtacccaGCGAAGCCCCACCCACAAAACAGGATTCGTCAGAATCGAGCATGGAGGTCCTCATACAACCATAACTCCTTCGGCCTACGTTACGGGAAATGA
- the LOC112254854 gene encoding vesicle transport protein GOT1A isoform X3, with translation MVSITETQKIGVGLTGFGLFFLLFGVLLYFDSVLLAFGNVLFLTGLTFIIGLRRSAGFFFQRQKLRGSTFFLGGVALVLFRWPIIGMAVESYGFVLLFSSRGKQYQLSQTSQLYWPSI, from the exons ATGGTTTCAATCACGGAGACTCAGA agatTGGTGTTGGTCTCACAGGCTTTGGCCTCTTCTTCCTGCTCTTTGGCGTGCTGCTGTACTTTGACTCTGTCTTGCTGGCGTTTGGGAAT GTTCTGTTTCTGACTGGTCTGACCTTCATCATTGGCCTGAGGAGGTCGGCCGGTTTCTTCTTCCAGAGACAGAAGCTCAGAGGCTCCACCTTCTTCCTGGGGGGCGTGGCCTTGGTGCTGTTCCGCTGGCCAATCATCGGTATGGCCGTGGAGAGCTATGGCTTCGTGCTCCTGTTCAG TTCCAGGGGAAAGCAATATCAACTTTCCCAGACGTCTCAACTATATTGGCCTTCAATTTAA